The window TTGACAAATCGTGTATACATAATGTCCACAAGCACCACAAAGCCCTGCCCTTAGCGAATTCAAGAACGAGAGACACTGAGATACAAGATCTTTAGACATTATGAAAGCCAAGGAATTACCGCCGGGGTCGGGGGCAGTGGTACTTTGCTTACGCGGCTGTAGAAAGGGTGTTTTGTCATAAATGGTGTATACATAATGTGGACAAATGCTGCCACAATTTAACCCCGGTGGCGCTGATTTGTCGAGAGAGCAATAAGGGTCTGATTGAAGACCCAAGAAGTACCCTTCTAAGTAATGACAAGAACCTGGTTCCTACCATACCGTTCTGGAGCAAAACATTGAAGTAGGAGGGCCAACACGTGGCACAGGTAAGGATCAGCAGAGACATTTGCAGGGGATGCAGATATTGCATACTTATCTGTCCTAAAAGCGTTATTGGAATTGGAGAAAAAGCGAATTCAAAGGGCTATAGATTTGCAGTGGTTGTGAATCCGGATAGATGCATTGGTTGCCGACTTTGTGTTACCTGTTGTCCTGAGGCAGCGATAGACGTCATAAGTAAAGCCATCAACCTTAAATGATTTAAAACAGACTATTTAAGCACAGACCAGATAGGTGCATGTTTGTTAGAGACCCTCAAGAAAGAAAAGAAATGCATCTGCAGTACATCAAGTGGCAACGGAATAGTGTCAATGGACAACAAAATATGACTTTGAAGTGGGGTGATATAGGAAAAAAATAATCATCGGACAATGGACATGGTTTCGATTAGTTCAAAATGTAGTTGGCTGTGGTTGAGTTGCGAATCGGGGGGTTGTAGTTGCTTAAAAAGGAGAGATTGATTGTGCGAAAAGCCCTTTTTGGACCTACGGCTGCGTTAGCTTTTGTTTGGTTCACCACTCATTTTGGTGGAGGATTTGCGTCGGGACGTCAACTGGTTGAGTTCTACACTAGGTTTGGATGGTATGCGGCATGTTTGCCCATTATTGCAATGGCTATTTGTGCAATAACCTTCTACTATGGTTGGGCATTTGCTGCGGCCCACCGAACATTCAACTACTACTCTTGGGCAGAAAAGTATTATGGTAGTAAAGCGTTAGCTGCAGTTTATGAGATATCCTATGTTATCGCCTTAGCATTAGCAAGTGCCGTAGCCTTTGCCACCGGTGGCGAAACTATCAAAGCTTTGCTGGGCACACCTTACTTTGTCAATACGATATTCATTGCGATATTGATTTTCGTGTTAACAATCTTTGGAGCGGAAACAGTGCGAAAAGCCGCTGCCTCGGTTAGTATTGTTATTATAATTGGGCTATTGATAGTTTTGGGAAGTAATTTCATCGCAAACTTTGAGGCCATTGCAGAGACTATCAGGTTAGCTAAGACTGAAGCGAATCTTGCTCCGGCGGTATGGCAGATGCTCCTATATGCAGCTTTTCAAACGGTTGTGATTGGCGCCTATGTTTCTGTAGCAGAACCTATTACCACAAGAAGTGAAGCTAAAAGTGCTGCCTTGTTCGGATTTTTCATAAATGCATCCATGATAACCTTATCATCTCTCTGCTTGTTAGGGTATTATCCAGATATTGTCACCGAAGCCGTGCCAAATCTAA is drawn from Bacillota bacterium and contains these coding sequences:
- a CDS encoding 4Fe-4S dicluster domain-containing protein, giving the protein MAQVRISRDICRGCRYCILICPKSVIGIGEKANSKGYRFAVVVNPDRCIGCRLCVTCCPEAAIDVISKAINLK